One Cucumis melo cultivar AY chromosome 8, USDA_Cmelo_AY_1.0, whole genome shotgun sequence genomic window, tcgactacaagaaaatcaagcTGCCACCATTGAAGACCTTTGAGATCAAACATCTCAAGGATTGGAATTTAAAAACAAGAAGACCTCTCAATCAAACGGAATTTGGGTTATTGAAACCTCATCAGAAGAGAGCTACCAAAACAAGACACTACTAAAGGAGACAACTCCTTGATTTGGCTTCCCAATGATAAACAAACCTTTTCTTTTGCATCAGTCAAAGAAGCCCTACATAGAGAAGACCAAAACAACCAACAAGCAAATGATAGTTTCCTTGAAATGGTATGGAAAGCCAAACTACCAAAAACATGCAAAGTTTTTGTTTGGTCCATAAGACAGAAATGCATCAATACGATGGACACTCTACAAAAAAGACTTCCATCCTCATGCCTTAGTCCAAATGTATGCTAAACGAAGATTTTCAACACCTCTTAATTCATTGCAGATTCACAAAACAGATATGGAACAAACTCACAACTAGCAAAGGGGATCAAATTCAACAATAAAAGCATGGATACAATCTTTGAAGACCTCTATTCCCTAAAGCAGAAAACCAAAAGAAACACTATACATCTTAATGCAGGGATAACAACATTATGGAGCCTGTGGAAGGAAAAAAACAATAGGATCTTCAAAAGCTTAGAAAGAAGCACAAACAACATATGGGAGGATATACAAAACAAGACTACAATCAAACCACCATATCCCTAAACATAAACGCtttgttaaactaaaaatatctAGGCTCTACTCAAGCCTATGATTTGTGTAACTTGGCTTTGATTAATAAAAGGTGGCTCTTGCCACACTGTTTCCtgatagaaaaaaaatctatatatatatatatatatatatatataaacttaaaACTCGAAACACAAACAGTGATACattcttattttaaaaacaagGTGATAAAAAAATTCTACCTCTACCTTACCTTTGGTTTTCATCCCATTTGGGTTGATACTCTTTTAAAAAAGCCCACAaaacaaatattatatataattgagATTACTTTTTCCTTTGTAAAGTTTAGTTTGATTTAAAATaatagttaaattaaattaattattccttttagttttctttatgatggttatttatttatttctttaaaaaacaataaaaataaacacacAAAAACTAAATTTGAGGTTAAGTATAACTATTTTGTCAACTTTCACTATTTTTAACATTTCCTCCTTCCTATTTAAACGGTTTGTATTTGTTTTcgataattaattaaacacaaaaaaaaatttacaaatttaattttgaaaggATGAAAACACAACATATATTCAAAATCAAACATACATAGAGGATAATTGGACTCATTATTACTAACAAAAATGGCTTCACATATTTAGATAAGCaaagttcttttcttttcttttttaaaatacataatTACCATTATACCCCTGAATACCAAAAACTAAAACCCTCCATTAGTTTTCCTTCAATTAATAACTAAACCACAGAGTCCCCATTCTCACCACCTTTTTCATCTTCGTAACAATCAGCGACAGCCACCCGCCGCTGCACGTTCTTGTATGAATAGCGGCGAGCAATGAGTACATAGACGCACAGATTGGCGGCGGAGACGGCGGCCAAGAGCCAATAGAACTTGTCCAGGCGGCTGGTGTTGAGATTCTTGCCGAACCAGCTGGTATGGCCGGAGCGGCCTGTAATTTTGTCCACGACGGTGATGAGAAAGCTGCTGAGAAAACTTCCGGCGCCTATTACGCTGAGGTAAAACGCGATGCCGAGGCTCCGCATAGAATCGGGAACTTGATCGTAAAAGTATTCTTGGAGGCCAACGATGGTGAAGCCGTCGCCAAATCCGATGATTAGAAACTGCGGAGCTAACCAGAATACTGACATTGTTAGAGAGCCTGTCTTGGGATTTTCGGCCACCACCTGGTTTTAACAAAATTTGTCAAGACTCAAACATTAATGTTGTAATTGTTCCAATCTTTTGGGTTTCTTATGACTAATTAAGTACTCGTTTGTTTCTAATTGTATATCTAATATTTTGATTTGAAGCTTACGAAACATTgattaaaaaattcaaatgttatTCGAAGAAAGAAATGCTGTTAAGTTTATGATAATGAGTTGTTCTTTctataaagaaaaaaacttcGATGCAGTTCAATGGAAACTGCACACAAATAAACATCTACTATGTgtcaacttttttctttttaaaaaattggattattattattattattttactatGTAAGGAAATGGAAGCCATAAGATTAAGGAGATGTTTAAGGTTGGAGTAATCCTTTTGGAGTTGAACTGATATATATCATATCACTTCTCTTGTTTTATTATATCATATTGCACTTTTCTCTATATCTTCTTTttgcaaaattaaattaaatttaagaacTCAAGTAAAGACTATTTTTTTGgatatagaaaaagaaaatcaagaaCTCAATATTTCGATCAATAACTACGCTTTAAACTTTAgagaaagatgaaaatgatTGAAACGAGAAAACAAAcactatatttttttctaagttAAAGGTTTTAGGGTAAACCTGGAGTCTTTTATTCTCAACCAAGGCTGCAATGATCATTGTAGCAATAACAAAGAGCATTCCAATCCCAATTCTCTGAAGGATATTTATGCCTCTCTCGTTGCCAGTAGTTCGTCGGAGCATGGGCACCAATACTTTATCATAAATGGTGATAGAGACGATCATTCCTATGGCGGCCAGGCAGAAAATGGTGGTCGGCGGGAGAATCAAGCCACCGTCCCCGATCTTCCTGTCCATATTAGAGGCTTGCTTTATGAAGAAAGTGGAGGTTTGGGCAATGGTGACTCCGAAAGGCAGAGTTGATAACCAAATAGGTATCATATTCAATATTAGCTTCATTTCTTCCACCTTCGTCACCGTCGCTAGCCTCCATGGACTTTGCTTCTCCGCCGGACCTCCGTTGTTCTCTTCGTATATCGCCGCCTTGTCTAGaaatctaatatatatatatataccaaaaaCAACCATATGCATTTTTATTATTTCCCATtgttcttttctatttttattaataaCCATGATTGAATGATTCAAAAGATGCCATGaaacaattattttattttgccTACTCTTTGACaatatataaatttcatattcaattttattatatttagttTTCTTTTGTACTAATGTGAGAAATATATACATTTCATAACATAAAGCTGATGGTGTTTCAtgataaatttcatttttattttatactttgCATTTACTTTTCCTATTCACACGATAGTGtcgattttcttttttacttcttttcatttttggaaaaaaaaaattaatatgcCTATAttcgattttttttcttcttttctctcacAAAATCATTTATTAGAAAAAGGGTTCCTATCTATTGACTAGAGGCCATAGGGAAGtattttacttttgttttgttttgtttttttcttaaataattttttaatcaattttttcttattcttattttGAATTAACTCCAAAATGTACCTTAACTCTGTAATTAGCTGATCTTCACTTTTGTACTTAATAAATGTTAATTTATAGTTAATTCATAAACTATATTTACATTAATATATGGGGAGCATATAATCCTTAAATAATATAGATTTTTTTAACCAAAAAGTTAAATAATATGGATTTACACATTTAACCATGGAGAGTTTAGATATTagacaaaaacaaaagaaaaatcaatCATAATTAACTTGAAATAGGACACTAGGGGGCAAAATTTAGAGTTTTATATATGGTTGGTTTTTATTGCTTACTTGAGTTTTTGGGTATGGCACAAGAACCTCCCATGTGCGTTATTTGTCGTCTTGGAAAATTCATGCAACAAAGAAGGATTGGAAGGGTGTGGAAGTTTTCTCTTGCGAATGGCCGCGATGAGAACTTGTAACAATGGTGTCAATGGACTTCCAGACGGTTGTCGATAACGATAAAATGGTCGACCGGCGATAAAAATAAAGATAGAAATAACCATCACTGTTGTGAGAATGACATATGCTGCTCCCCAACTAACATGATCCTGGATGTAAACAATAATGGTTACACCAAACAAGAGGCCAGAGCAAAGACCGAAGTTCCACCAATTAAAGTAagacatttttttctttcgttCTTTGGAGTGGTCGTCGTCAAATTGATCGGCTCCAAAGCTCTCGAGAGATGGCTTGTGGCCACCGGTTCCTATAGAGATTAAATAAATGGCAAGGAAAAAGATGATCTCGTGGGTCTTTCTTGGTTGTAGACACACATGATCATTACTTTCACATGGTTTGAAATTTGGAACGAACGCGGACATTGTCAAGAGAATTAAACCCTATGTATCAAGAAACCCAACGTTAGATTTCACTTCAATTTTatgattatttaattttttctattcactttttattaatatttttaaatatcaaaccaaaaaaaaaaaatttaaaaagatatattctttttaaaatggaataaaaattcaaatgtttatataagaaaagtaaaaaaattacaTAGATACTTCTCTCCAAATACTTTGACAAACCTAAGAGCTTAAACcatacatgttttttttttaaaaaaaagaagtatatatgtttaattttgaatGATAAATATGGTGTATTTATAATAATTCTCTTTTCAAGTATGATTTTTATTTGTACTTCCAAGACTCTTATTGAcgtattttatttgaatttagtGGCCCAAAAAATGGTGCTTAGCTTTCGATTAAATATGCAATAGTACATATGAGAAGTAGACCAAATTTTAAAGTCAGCTCTCACTCAATGATATATGTAgcattttttaaataacatcataaattttgaacaatatgttttctttttttaaagttCAACAATAAATCTCTTTTCTgttttaaaaaagtatatattttcccctcaaacatatatattttgatttagaAGAACTATAAATGAAAGAATTGAtataaatatttacaatattttaGATTCTATATAAATACCAATAAAACTATtcttattttgtaaatagtttagttaattttactattttcaaagaaaaatttAAGGAATGGAATCTTGGAGACAACTTTTTCTggaatttttattatttcagtttttatatatatgtaatataaaGAGTATAAAGAGTAGATGGGAGTTCGAGCCTCCCTAAACTTATACAAAACCAAATCCACATATGATTACAatataaagttaaaaaaataaaaataaaaacaaaaatcccACACTCCTAACAACTcatataaaaaactaaatttaacaCTCCAACAACTCATGTCAAAAACTAAATTTGTCCCCTGCTTAAGTTATATGTTAAATTATAACTTGTTGAAAACCACAACTTAAAAGTTAAGTTATCTCTCGAATCTTTTAGAAGTAAGATTTAGTCtatatttctttcaaattgtAATTAAAAATTTACTCATTTAATGTATAATAATCTAATCTTTATCTACCTTCGAACGTAACGATTTAGtacatttcttttaaaattaatcactataattaataaataaacatcTTAAGAGCTTGAACATATgatatgttttaattttatattaaatcatcagttttacaaaaaaaaaaaaaaaaaaacttaagttGATGAATGAAAACATGCTTATATAATTGAACAAACATATTGGAAAATTAATACgcttatataatataaaaatttcaaaatgtttgaacccaattttaataataataataataataataataataataataataataataataataataataataataataataataataataataataataataataataataataataataataaaaaaggagtAAACGAAGTGTAAAATTACAAAAGCAAAGAAAGTAATAAAGTGAGTTTATATTGAATTAAAAAGGaagaagggaaaagaaaatataattattaccAAAACGTAAAGAACGGAAGAGAAGAGAACGGTGGCGTAGCGGCCGAAGTAAGCATCGGCGAGGAAGCCGCCAAGGAGAGGCATCAAAGTAGTGACGCCGGTCCAATAATTGACGCTCCTCGCCGCCGTCTTTAGCTCTTCATGAAGCACTTTTGTTAGGTAAATAATCAAACTTGTTGCGATCCCAAAATAACTCAGCCTCTCACCGAACTCCATCGCtgcatacatacatacatacatacatacatatttcatataataatttgaatttctatcttaaatcaaattatttattctttttactCACATTGATcgaataagtaaataaataaataaataataattaatttcaccattaaaaaagaaattaaagatatGTGGAGGGGAGGTAGTGGGGGAGTGGGACTTAGCTTTGCTTGAGACTGATCGATTGAGTTGTCTTACCaaacatgtttttttctttcttttcttttactctttcttgagttttttttccaattgtaaaaaaaaaaaaaaagaaaaaaaaaaggttggaTTTTATTAGCCATGTTATATTAGCATACATAACACCatgtaaaaaaatgtattatagtaaaaaaaattatacagatatataataaaatttaaatctaatttTTAGAGTATATTATGATTAaagtttattaataaattttgttgtatttataaTTGTTATGTAAATATATCTTCATCATAgcagaaaaagaagaatagagtTCGGGATAGCCTAAGATTTTTAAATGGGTAGTTTATTACAAATCAAGAAAATTAgtaattttgtttaaattaaataatacgaaTGGCAATCAATTATTAAATAAGCTTTATCAGATAAACTCTTCCTACACATATTTTGGAGAAGATATTTGGTATTAATTTTTTGGTTCTAtctttctttcaatttcttttagATAATGTGTGGGGTCAGAAAAATAGAATTTCAGACTTCAAAGtagataatatatataaaattttatgtCGTTGACTTAAATCGTTTAtaatattttgacatttttatattttcaacaAACAAAAACTCATCGAAATAATACCTCTAAATCAAGAATATAATTAACCTCGTGAATTTAAGTTAATGTATTTCGACCATATATCTATCTAAGTTTCTAGTCTCTCACCCATGTTGAAATAAAATGGCAGTAACTCTTAGATATTAATACGATTGTTCATATACTTAACATTGTTAATTATTTCAATCCTTTTGTTTTTGTATCCATAAATTGATCCTTTTTACAATAAAGTTGTGAGAGAGATTGAACACTCTTTAAAAGTAAAAGTATAggagagaaaaggaaaaatccATCTTTCCATTCTAAAAGGACAATAAAAGCTCTTTTAATTCAATCTCGATTgtacaacaattttttttaccttaaattgtgaaaataaaaacagggttaaaaatttccttttttaaaaaaaatataacaaatcgataaaatatttgcacagaacaattttaaaaatgaaaaaagtccaTAAACCCACAATAGAAATTACCAAAAAATGTCTAGTTAACACGCGATTAACCGACCACGCACGCGCATGACTAATCTTCTTCCCAATGATTGTATACTACACTCTAAATTAATATTCTACTATTATGtagatcatgatacacgatcgtgtagtttttttttaacgatcggggaaaatgcttcaaatttaaacaattgtagTGATCATgaaaaacgatcgtgttgattatggtaagcaaTTGTGTAGttcaatgtaaatgattgttaaaaacttcaaaactAACGATCATATTAATCATGCTCAATGATTGTGTTAACTATAgtaagcaatcgtttagatcatgtcaacacGCTTGTTTAGATGAtcattttaaacgatggaacAAAGGCTTTAAATtaaaacaatcgtgttgaccatggtaaacgatcgtgttgacaataataaacaatcgtttagatcatgtcaaaattatatttagacgatcttgatattctcaaatatgagaaagatgaaggagttttaaagacgaaaatgatgaaaatgaaataagagatttaaacagaaaaatgaattatttgaaaataaaaaaaataatctagaacagaagatgaagaatctagaagagaaaatgaataaatcgtaaagaagaagaagaaagagaagcgATGAGTCATCTGCAATATTTAATGACAATTCTAAAAATTATGTAAATATTGTATCGACTTCATGGATTAGCTTTTGTTATATGGATCGTAAataattttgtgttttgttaccTTTATGAAAATTAATGCTTACAAAACTTAGTAGCAAAACTTTACTTCATGCAAAAgtaaagttggaagaagaaaagaaaagagtaaTAAGTTGCAAAACAAAAGAAGATGATACATAATATTCCCTTACCAATGATGAAGAGAGAGGCTTTCCAAGCACCAGTAGAAGCTCTAAGAGGAACTCTCCCTTTATAATCAACTGAGGAATCAGCCACCCATTTCTCATCATCGCCGCCACCACCGCCATTAATTCGTGATCTCTGCAACTCCTCCCCTTCCATCCTTTTCATCAACTTTCTTAAAACTTTCCAAGTTAAATAACTTGGAAATACAATAGACGACCAACCCAAAATCTTGGATTTTAGTTGCTTCACTTTCCACTCTTTATATAGCCCAAGATTTTGTACTTTAATCTTTTACCCTCTATGGTAAAAAGGGTAAATGAAAGGGCTTTAAATGAactaagaattttcttttttggctTCTTCCtaaacctctttttttttttttttttctctttggtgTAGTGTTGTGTGTAGGTGTGGTTAGAGGGGAATAGCTTTTTCATGTCAATTTATGTGGTGGGAAATTTGGGAAAAAGGATTACACAATAACAAAAGAGTATATTTGTGTACCCTTCTTCACTAAAGTGCAATGTCTATAATATTCCTACTATTCCACCACACAATGAACTTACTTcaattttaagaagaaaaaaattatatccATTCCTTTAGTTGGATTtggtttaattcttttttttttttttttttttttttgtttcttaaaagTTGCTGGGTACCCATTTGATTGGGAAAGGAATTGGTTTAATACATATGTACTTAAATTTATTAatagaagataaaaagaaagataaatttGGCAATTAGAGTACTATCTCCTCACttcaaatatcaaatttaataattaaacttagtatctataattttaaaagttgtaATTCCATCTAATTAATTAGGTTTAGCTTTTTATTTGAACttcttaattttataatttcCAATTTAAAAAGCTCTAGATTAaatcattcaaaaaaaaaaatagattctaaaatgttttaaaatcgAAAGTATTAGGATTACTTTTACTACATATCCAATAATCAATAAGGTAACAAAATAATTACAGCACGAAAAATAAATTGCAAGGTTATGTTTGGTCAtattaaattaaacttaaattttaaccatATAAATGTAATTGAAGATGGTTTAGTTGTTAATCTGTCTATAGTTTAATTAACTTGAAAATGAGAACTTCATCCTTTATAATTATAAGATATAGGCTATTTAATCTTGTCCATAATTTATATATTGAAGAAAAAGTTCTTTTTCAATATTCTGCCCTCTCacttcagaaaaaaaaaagttgaaaaaaatggaagaattgaAATGTTTCTAGAGACAAATTCTTtgtaaaaataattttattcaAAACACATGCACAGGATTAATTAGTATCAAATAATAGTTATGTTATTGctgtatttatatttttattaaaaaaagaaaagaaaaaagaaaaaagaaaaagggttaATCCTTTTGAGTTTTGGGAGTATTGGGTAACAAATATGATCTCACCTATTTTATCTAATATAGATTAAAGAGTAAATCTAGGAAAGAGGTTAAGACCTTCTTCAAATAGGtgaacgacaattacttaagATCCTCTCCTATATATTGCTGACTTCCTAAGGAAGTAATTTGGACCAAGTTCTGTTGCACGtggaagaaaaacaaataaataccAATTATGGTAAGTTCTGTGGTTGGTTGTTCTCTTCGACATTCTTTCGATAGAAGAAATTTTTACTTGAATGGAAGTTGACATTGAATACATTTTTTATTGGTGCTGCAATTAAGGGGAGTTCTATCTCACTCTCTAAGtagttatgattattatgttGTGCCATAATCAAGTTCTGTTAACATAGTTCTAGAATAGTACTGTAGTAATTGTGCAGAAGTGTTGTCATAACTATGTATTTAACAGTTGTTGTATTAGTAATTAATGCAATCTTCTATTCTGGACAAACTGCCCCTAAATGTAGATGTGTATTTttcgaactgggttaacaaacgTTGATGTGTTAATTGTGTTTCATTTTGTTTTACTATAGTTTAGAACTTTATATTCAACTGTGGAAACAACTGTAGTATATCACTGAATTAGTCCATTTCTCATATCTCATAATCCATTCTTAATGGATCTGGACATGAAGACAAAATTTAAGGTcacaatatatataaaatcaactttttgtatttgaaaaatcAATATGAAGTAGAATGTGTTCAAAgtcaaattaaaaacaaaaaaggttaTCTCAAAATTTAAGCATGTCTTAAAATTTTTAGTATAATGATGACATGGATGGAGCCTCGAACATTTCAACGGGAAGATTATGTCAATTATCATTAAATTGAGATTACTTTAATTTTACGACATTCAATAAGTTATTAATAAATTGTTGCTTTGTTTGAGAGAaaaccactacaagaaattgaggATCTCCCGAAGTCCAACTCAAACCATTGGGAGTTGGGAACAACACCTGATGACATATAAAGGCGTCAGGAGTTATTCCCCAAAACTTATAGCTTGTAATTTGATGGAGAAATTGCCGAGACCCTATACGTACGCTAGTGCTTTAAGAGATAGGGTGACGATctactacaagaaatcgaggttTTCCGACGTCGAAAAAGGTGTTGGAAGAACAAACGTTGGAAAATACGCATTATCCCAAGCCACTTTTAACACGTCGAGCAAATGACCTTTTTCCGACGTCGTGATAGATTCATCGGGAAAGAGGACAACATTTCTGATGCCTGGGTGTAGAGTGTCGGAAATAATAACTTATTCCGACGTGACATGCAAGCGTCGAGAACTATcagtaaaaaattttcaaacattaatTGTGTCAAATAGATATTCCCAATGCATCCTGCATGGCATCGGGGACGTCGTCAATAGTAAGAGGAGCTCCAGACGCTATTTTGGTTCATCGGGAATGGCGTCATGAGTAATGGGAGATCCGGACGCCATTAGTGATTCGTCGAAAACAACGTCAGGAGTAAGGGGATCTTCCAATTGatcgtcattaataaagtgttttattattattataatttcaataagtgttattgattatattattagttttgtcttaataacctaaacccaataaactaacatcctaagctgtttgatgagttttGAACGGTATGTAGaaacatacggggatcaatgttcaagatcaacttaaagggtctatagtatagggttaaggttgggtaccttatcctgttaacactatggatacggcttactttgtatttgatacaaacacattgatcgaatgcgttcatgtatgcgacatgcgagtgagggtatcctatacaatgagtttgcataagactggactaCGAAacagtaatcactagatgtaactccgttaactagttggatttctatttcattaggataacctaggtgacttagtcttaatcctgagtgtattatgaactcctgtttgtgagggattgtcctttgatttgtacgggtgagagtggccaaattttcgactcaatatgcttatcattttgggcaCAAAATCGAGTGGGGAgctaggaacataatcacacaagatggaattcactccttcccacctttagagtaagtagataagtgtttccttaaatggtgtctccgggacttgaacaaagggccctaccctttctatggcacgagagggatttctgtttagtggttggaccataaacaggttgttcattagaggagcattgatatttaaggactagaagtaacctaggggtaaaacggtaatttaacccagctggtgttacgaacacttgtgaaggactaacttactggtattggtctatatccgtggacacagaaatatatatacaatgagaagagttcaactgtgagtctttagtggagtatacacacagttaacgaatattgattaacgtggttaatgagtttagctaattaatctcatattgttgtagcttttgatctataggtccattaggtccccttcctagctcataaagagtaatgagatttatttatattggttgtaatttgaaatgttcaaatttactttgggaattaatataatgtatattgatacattataatataaaatttatattttaattagactttattatataaatttaattttggatatgattcaaaattaaattacgagaaaataaaatatttgaatgagttcaaatattagtttaatgtgaattagattcatattaaaactataggttaaaatttagtGTGTATGtgataaatattaaaactataggttatgagagaaatttatatttgaatatgattcaaaatttggattaataaatataagatatttaatttagaaattaattaattgaagaattaattgattgtttagtttaatttcgtttaattaaatttgatttaattaaattaattaaattaaaactataggttatgcaagagatatttatttaaatatgatttaaatgaaatattaattaaatatgatttagttaattaattaattaatttatttatttatattaatataatatttatttattaaattaataagaaacgtgggtggttttcccacgttcccatttattctctctagcttccctcttcttccgactgaatAAGAGGGAATTTTTGCGTAACGATTTTTTTTAGGGGTGAGTTCTACGAAGACTGAGTTGCTCTCCCGTTCTCCCTGaacaaattttctctctaaagAACAATTTCctcaatccaatttggttcccacaa contains:
- the LOC103490633 gene encoding protein NRT1/ PTR FAMILY 5.6, whose amino-acid sequence is MKRMEGEELQRSRINGGGGGDDEKWVADSSVDYKGRVPLRASTGAWKASLFIIAMEFGERLSYFGIATSLIIYLTKVLHEELKTAARSVNYWTGVTTLMPLLGGFLADAYFGRYATVLFSSVLYVLGLILLTMSAFVPNFKPCESNDHVCLQPRKTHEIIFFLAIYLISIGTGGHKPSLESFGADQFDDDHSKERKKKMSYFNWWNFGLCSGLLFGVTIIVYIQDHVSWGAAYVILTTVMVISIFIFIAGRPFYRYRQPSGSPLTPLLQVLIAAIRKRKLPHPSNPSLLHEFSKTTNNAHGRFLCHTQKLKFLDKAAIYEENNGGPAEKQSPWRLATVTKVEEMKLILNMIPIWLSTLPFGVTIAQTSTFFIKQASNMDRKIGDGGLILPPTTIFCLAAIGMIVSITIYDKVLVPMLRRTTGNERGINILQRIGIGMLFVIATMIIAALVENKRLQVVAENPKTGSLTMSVFWLAPQFLIIGFGDGFTIVGLQEYFYDQVPDSMRSLGIAFYLSVIGAGSFLSSFLITVVDKITGRSGHTSWFGKNLNTSRLDKFYWLLAAVSAANLCVYVLIARRYSYKNVQRRVAVADCYEDEKGGENGDSVV